Sequence from the Muntiacus reevesi chromosome 9, mMunRee1.1, whole genome shotgun sequence genome:
GAGGATTCAGCCCTTCCCCCAAAGGTGTCCCCAGGACGTCGGAGGCCTTGAGTGGGACCCCAGGGTCACAGGCCCGGTCCCAGCCAATCCTGCTTCAACCACCAGGTGGCGCTGCAACTTCACCGCGCCCTCCTGGCAGTGGGTCTGGGCACAGCCCCAGacaaaccagtgttccctgcgGGTCCCCCTGGACCTCAACCTCTGGGAAGACTTGTATGAGCTCTTTCCTGACCTGGGGGCTCCTGAGCAAAGGGCCTGCCTTCTGGGGCTTGGCCCCTAGTCAGGGCTGAAGTGCTCTGGTTCCTTAGGTCCCCACGGTCTCCCACAGGGCGGCGGGGCACAGAGGAGGGGCCAagagaccagaaagaaggctgggcTGGAACCAGAATCGCAGGAATGAGTGACAGTTCCCCAGGGGGATTTCACCCATCAGGTCTGGGAACCCCTTCTCATTAGATCGTCCATGCGGGTATCTCCATgtagcacacacacagggctgttgtgcacacacatgcacaggcatACTCACCcatcacacagcacacacagacctGCCTTGTACatggacatttaaaaatacatgcatgGACACAACATACAATGTACACACAGCTCATGCATGGCCCTGTCCATCACGTTTGCATAGACCTGAACTCCACAAATGAGCGCACACGGTATCAGAGCACACACATCTGGCTAGAGGGCTCAGgcatatataaaacacacacatgcacgtacaTGCTTACAACATGCACTCAGAACCCACGTCTGCATGCATGCCTCCGCGGCACTCCTGGTCTGTGGCAGCAGGTGTCTGATAGGGGCTGCTGAGTGGGTTGGGTCTGGGGCAGACCAGCACTCACCTCTGGTTGCAGAGCTGGCAGGCGAAGCAGTCAAGGTGATATACGTTGTCCCGGGCCCGCATCACCATCTCGAAGGCTGGAATCAGCTTACTGCAGGCAGCGCAGTTTCCTGTGGTGCCGAAGAGCCTGCAGAGGGAAGGGTGCAGAGGGCTCAGGGgcctgcgggggtggggggcaggggagttgCCTCGACTTGGGGGACCACCTGCCCCCTACCCCTATAGTTCAGCAGGTGGGCCCGGGCCAGAGGGAAGGAGCACAGATGACAGTATCTAGTTTCTGCTAAGAGAGCAGGCTTCAGagaaattgacacagccactcAGGAAGGAGACTGGGAACTCGGGAGTTGGTTGATACTGCCTGTCCCCTGGCTTCACTGACAATGAGGGCTCCCACTGGGGTCCCTCAAGCACCTGGGGCTACCAGAACAGCAGGTTGGGCCCTGGGCAAGGACTGCAGGTTCACACAAGCCTGAACTTAGACATAGTCTGACAGTCACGGGCTGTGTGTCCTTAGGCAAGTCACTGAGTTTCTCTGAGTCTCATTTatttcaactgtaaaatggggactgAAACATACCCTTCACAGGCTTGTTGTGAAACCTGTAACCTCTCAGCCACAGCTCCTTTAGTGAATGCCTGCATAGCATttgctatatgccaggcactgttctaggggCTCTCCAAAGACCAAGTCATTCAATCCTGACAAAAATGCTATGGGGTGGTCTTTTTCCGCTACTGATTCATGGTGTGACTTGCCTAACTcccttgagcctcagtttacccTTCTTTAAATGGGGATGCTGGACTAGGTGATCCTGTTTAAAGATGGCTCTAAAAACAGGACTGATGCCAAAAGGAAGTTTCAAGGACATCTGGCACAAAGCCTCTTTGGGGCAGGCACCCCTCCTCTTGGCTGCTGATTGCAAAGCTCTAAGGACAGGGAACTCACTCCCTCCCCATGCAGGCCTGCCCTTGACTGGACATTCCAGGGGTATGCGCCAGTCAGGCTCCTCCTCGCTTCCCTTCTGCACACTGGCAGAGCAAGCCCCAAGTGAGGCAGAGACCgagaggcaggcaggaggccCTCTAATCCCTGATTTGTCCAGCTCAAGCTCAGGCGCCTGCAGATGAGCGTAGCTCCATTATTCATCAGCCTGagctgcctggtggctcagattaagGCAGACAAAGGCTGGGCCACAACATCTGCTTGCCAAGAGGGGCCTTTCTGGCCACCAGTCCAATGGGAAGTCACTGCAGAGCGGCAGGTTCTGGACAGCCATTCTCTGGGGCTGAGCAACTCAAGGAAGGCCCACAGGCCCCCTGGCCTACTGGCCCAGGTGGCCTCAGAGTCATTCCTGGGCCTCTGCCAGAGCCCAGGAAAATATCCTCAGGCTCCAATAGCTGGCGGGGCCGAGGGTGCTTGTGGATGCATTGACCCTGTAGGTGAGCCCCTCCTGCACTGTGGCCACCCCAGATGGCTGGTCTGCCATCTCCCCTCAGCCTGGCTGGGTTAGCCCCCAGGTGATGTCCTAAACCTCAAGACTCGGAGGCCGCTTCCAGGTTGCCGAGGGGTGAGTCCCCAGTGCCTAACCCCTCCTCTTGGCCTCAGTATCTCTCCTCCAGTCCCAGTCTGAGTCACACATCTTGGTTTACAGCaccacttaaaaacaaaaacaaaaacaaaacaaaacctcctgCAAAGGCAGAAGGTGTAGACAGGTAAATCTTAGGCTCTTTGGGTAAGGAGGGGAGCCTCTGCTGATAATCGCACCCTCCCCTGCAACAAGCCCAGTCCTGAGCAGAGGGAGCCCCAAGAAACCCTGGCCATGACCTACTAATTAATGCGATGGGCCTTCCTTCCCCGCAAGGCCCGGCCACCACCCAGCACCCTGCACGGGAGCCAAATGCAGACGCTGGGTCTCAGCCAAGGCCCCTGCCTTGTGGCCCCCTTCCAGCCTTGCTGATGTCATAGATGGCCTTAAAGGGGGGTTAACTGGGGGAGGCGGCCCCAGGGAATAGGATCTAGGTTGTAGGGGAGGGGTGGGTTGGAACTCTGAGGAATGCAAGGTGGGGAGGTGTTGGTATTTTCACTATCTACAGAGGAGTGAACTGAGGCTGGGGAAAAGAGGCTCAGAACTAGTTTAAATCTAGCATCAGTGGCTCTTCTAGGGTCTGGCTACCTACCAGACTCTGCAGGCATGGGGGTGTCTAATCCCAGGGCCCACCTGGAGGATGGGGAGCTGGGCCCTGGGGAGATTGAGGAGGAAACCAGCAGGCCAGGGGGGCTCAGGGAAGATGGAACTCACTCCCCTACTTGCTCCTGGAAGCTCCTCCACCGCGTCCCTTCCTAGATTCCAGGGACAGGGTGGGTCAGAAGTGCCTGGCaaaggcagaggcagaaccacatTGGTGCCCTTGGGAGGCTTCTCTTGGATGCCCGATGGTTAGAGACATGCCCGCCCTAGACAATTGCTGGGCACCGAGGGTCAGGGGCGGGCATGTGTGTACACCGGGTGTGGGGGCTGAGGCAGGGTAGAGCAGTGCCAGCCATGGAGAAGGGGGCTCTCGGGGTGGCAGGGCCGGGGTGCAGGccagggtggggggcggggggaggccacccACCTCAGGTAGTCGCGCCGGCACAGGATGAGGTTGGCCTTGGTGTAGAGCGTGGAGCCCACCTCGCCCAGACGGCAGTCACAGCAGGCGCACTTGAGGCAATCCTCGTGCCAGTATTGGTCCAGCGCCTTCAGCAGGTAGCGGTCCTTGATCTTGCGGTTGCAGCCCGCGCAGCCCTTCTGCTTCCCTTTGGGCTGGACGGAGAGCATCGGCACACCTGCGGACGGACAGACAGATGGACACGGTGGGCGCTGGGGCTCAGGACACTTCCCTCTGCTTCTTTCTGCTGCCCCCTCCCAGGACCCCTCCCTGTCTCCTTGGCAACCACCTCTCCTGGCCTGGGGTCCCACGCTGTGGGGCTGCAAGGCCCGGCCTCCTCCCCTGGCCCATGAAGGTCCCTCCAGAagctgcaggagccccaggtccGCTCGGCTGCAGGCACACAACCAGCTCCAGGGCCCAGCCCCCCTGAGTCACCCCTCTCCATCCAGCCAATGTCCCCTGTGCTGTGTGACCCACCGTATATCtgaggcctcctcaggcagcccctCAGCTCTTCCAGCAGCCCTGAGAAGCTCATCATGGGCTTGGGGTCCACTAGGACTCCTAGATCTGTTTGCACCTCAGGTCATCCTCACATtgcagtttgttttttattttaaccagaCACATCAGGCTAAAGTCTCGTGGTTGTGGGGGTGTCGAGAAGAAAGTGGGGTGCTCCTGTGATACTCCTGGGGCACAGGAGCTCTGGAGCTCCTGGCTGGTGTTGGGGAGACAGCGGGCCCTGACCTCGTTGGTGGCCCCCCTAGGAATGTTTCTGCCTGTGTTTCTGCTCAGgggctaagtcttgtccaactctgtgaccctgtggactgtagcctgccaggctcctctgtccatgggattctccaggcaagtatactggagtgggttgccatttcctgttccagtggaacttcctgacccagggatcaaacctgtgtctcttgcatctcctgaactggcaggctgattcctgctgggccacctgcaaagcccccaGGAATGTTTCTAGTTAGATTCAAACTTCCTACCTGCCCTAGCCTGAGGAAGGGGAGTTTCAGTGCCTCTGCATCCTTGCTCATCCTACCAAAGTAAGAAACTTGGAGACTCTGGCCGGCTCCCAGGGTCCATATGATTCCCAGCATACAAGAAAATGGTGAGTACAGAGGACAGGAATCTCAGCATGGCCTTGCCTGGAGGGAGGGGCAGACCACCCAGCAGCAAGCAAGAGCATTCACACGCAACCACTATACACTGGTACCACATGCAGGCGTGGGCTTGCTTGTGCACAAAGGCACGACTCCCAGGGCCCCAGCCCTGAGGCCACAGGGAGGGGTGGTtgagaaggaggagggggcagaTGTCCCCAGGGGACCTGGACATCCATGCGGAGCCCTGAGGCTCCGGTGTGGAGAATTCCAGGCTTGGACgaagtgtggggggggggggggggtctcagaGACAGGCTGGACAGCGGGGTTGCCTGTGACACTTGTCTAAGAGCCCCTCACAGGGGTGGTGGGGGTAGTGGGTGttccttccctgaccagggcacTGCTGGGCTGAGGGGTCACCTCTGGAAGATAAAGCCCGCTCTTTCCTGTCCCCTCAGTTTTTCAACAAGCCCCTGAAGGCTCCCTCTTCCTGGGCCCATCTTCTCCAAAGGACCTGCGTACTCTCCAGGCTCTGGGTTCAGTTCCAGTCCCAGGGCACCCCTCCTCTCGGCCCTCCCCAtcactgctccccccacccccactccaaccCGAGCTGCTTccattcccttccttcctccaggggtgaCCCTTCCTCAGGCTTCAGGAGAGAAGTAGCTTCCAAAGGACCTCAGTCTGAGTCCACAGGTGTCCGGTCAGAGGGGCCCCGGGAGTTCTTACAGGCAAATGCTCTCATtccacaggtggggaaactgagacccagacagGCCAAACAGCTCATGTAAGCCCCGCATCAAGTTGGCCTCTGGGGTCCTGCGTCCCTCCTGTGCACTTCTGGACCTCGCTGCCTCCTCTGGGAGAGGGGGCGGCCCTGGAGAACCCAGGATCAGCAAGACAGGTGAGGGCAGCGTGGAGGCAGGCCAGGCTTCCTGTGCTGGGCtcgctccttcctccctcctccagtcccGGCAGGGCCCATCTGTTAGCTGGGAAGTCCGCTGCCTAATTTCCTTAATGCAGCTCTAAAGGTTAATTGGTCTGAGAGAGTGATGGGGCTCAGGTTGGCTGTGTCCTCAGGCCTGCCTGTGTCTCCGCTGACAGGGGCCAGCCTGGTCACAGAGCTCTGAGGAGCCCAGAGAGGCTGGTTGGGGAGCAGACATGCCCGCGAGCTGAGGGGGGCCCAGGGGGCCCTTCCAAGGCCTGGCCTACAGGGAGCAAATGCAGGAAGGATTCAAAGAGCTGGGTGTGGGAAGGTCTGGGGGCTCCCGGGGGCAAAACTGTCCCTGGGGCCTGTGGAGGGATAGCCAGCCAGCATAGCTATGCATATAAATTCCAGCTTGGAAAACCCCAGGCAAAGCCTCTATCCAGCCTCCCTAAGGCTGATTTTCCCCTTGTTTCCCTGGGCTGGCAGCAGGCCTGGCTCCCTTCCCAGACGTGCTGGGCCCTCCCAGGACTCTAAACTTGTGCTTTCGCTGCTGGGGGGTTGGGGATGGCTGAAACATCCTTACTCAGGGGATGTACTCAGGGTCCACTAAGTTATACCCCCAAATGAAGGGGGATCCCAGCACTAGGAGTGTCTGTCCTGCTCCATATTCCATCTGGCTTGACTCCTGGAGAGGCTAAGCCTGCAGGGCTATGGGCCACATGGTACTGGTAATTCCATCGCCACTGGGACAGGGTACCTGGATGACTCAGAGAGGTTATGGGGAGTGAACCCACATGCTGCCCCAGGTTCCCAGCCTGGCATAAGGTAGGTGCTCTGTAAGGCCTGAACACCCAGCTCCAGGCTGGGTGCTTACTGGACGCTCTGCTTTCTGGGCTCTGGAGAACTCTTAAGAAGCCACGTGGCTCCTGTAAGTGTCTGATGTCCACTGAGACACGAACACCAGGGTCAGCCTGGCCAAGGAGGTTCCAGAGCATCCAGGGACCTTGTGCTTTCTCTGCCTAGAAAGTCTGAGGTCCTGGAAAAAGTCTGACTCACCCCTCCCTTCTTTAGGGAACACTCATGCTATTTGCTCTCCCTGGGCTGGTCCAGGACTTGAAAACACCCCTGGCAAGGTAAAAGGGCTTTAAGGAGGACATCTATGGTCCCTGTTTCCCCAGTTGGAGTAAGATGCTCCCCAGAGGGTCCGGGTTCTTCCTCCCTGtcctgcctccccagcccccatccagcctgccagtcGGCCCTGCAGacacctcttccctccctccctcccctgcccggcTCTGGGAGCTGAGCCTCGGGCCATGCACTTTCCATTAAGGAGATAGCATCCTTTTGCTGAAGTCCATTTGGGATCCATTTTAGTGTTATCTAAAAATCAAATCTACATGGTAATCCTTTTAATGTACTCCTGACTTTAGAAAAAAACAGCTTTGCGCTCCTTCAGGAAAGGTTTTAAAGCATTACCCAGTAATTACTACTCACCCATGAAAACACTGATATTTTACAATGGATGGTGTTTGCCCCTGCACGCGCGTGCAGACTCacgctcagacacacacacacatacacacgggaCCCAGCAAAATAAACTAATTCACTCAGCTCGAGTGTTCCCCCAAATCTTGGGGTGTGCAGGGGGATATTTGAGGGGAGATGAGCCCAACCCTTACCCTACCCCTACCCTAGGCGGGCCGATGCAGGAAGAAGGCAGGCTCCCAGTCTGACTCATCCGGCTGCCAGACACTAACCCTCAGCTCTTTAATCTGGGGAAAAGCCAGACAGTCCGGGTGACCAGGAGGGACTGCCAGAGGTCATTCAGCTCTTCCCACACCCCGTGGAGTGGTCTGCCAGGCCACACCCAAGTCTTCAGCAAGTACTGCCACCAACCCCCGGCCAGCCTGCCCCTCAGATCGGACTTTTCCAAAGTGCCCAGGCCACTGACTCCTGGGCCCACCCATGTCTCTAGTTTGGAGAGCAGGCTGAGCCCAGCTGTGGAGCACTCCCTCTGCTCCTAGTGATCTCAAGGGCCGGTCCTCCTCCCCAGAATGCCAACCCCATCCAGCCCCGGGTCACTCCAGGTTATGCCCTGTGGCTCCCCTGCTGGAAGCCACTGTGGCCACCACCCAGAACTCCACCTGGTATTTGAGGCCCCTTCCACTGTCTGGTCCTGCTGGCTCTGCTCCCTGCAGAATCTAGGAATAATATTCCCTTTCCATCCTGCAAATGGATCTCATCTGCTTCTGCCCCAGAGCCTTCCTTTCACCATTGCTCCAGGAAGAAAAATGCCTGGTCCTGCCCACCCCACTCTTTCCCAGAGGTCAGAGTCAACAGTGGAGCTGAGGCTAAGAGCCTAGACCCTGAACTCAGAAAGTCTACTTTCCAGTCTGGGAACTGTTCCAAGTCACTGGAGGGCCTGGTGCATATCCCTTTATCTTTCCaactctcatctgtgaaatggggccatACCAGTTTCCTTCCACCAGGCTGTGGTGACGACAGGACCAC
This genomic interval carries:
- the LMO1 gene encoding rhombotin-1 isoform X2, which codes for MVLDQEDGVPMLSVQPKGKQKGCAGCNRKIKDRYLLKALDQYWHEDCLKCACCDCRLGEVGSTLYTKANLILCRRDYLRLFGTTGNCAACSKLIPAFEMVMRARDNVYHLDCFACQLCNQRFCVGDKFFLKNNMILCQMDYEEGQLNGTFDAHVQ
- the LMO1 gene encoding rhombotin-1 isoform X1 — its product is MMVLDKEDGVPMLSVQPKGKQKGCAGCNRKIKDRYLLKALDQYWHEDCLKCACCDCRLGEVGSTLYTKANLILCRRDYLRLFGTTGNCAACSKLIPAFEMVMRARDNVYHLDCFACQLCNQRFCVGDKFFLKNNMILCQMDYEEGQLNGTFDAHVQ